TGCGCGGGCATCCGGGCACTTCTCCCGTCTGCTCAGGGGGGCAGTTTCCATACCCTGCGCGGCACCCCGTGCCGAACCCTGCCAAACCATTGCCGAACGTGCACTTACCCGGTCCTTAACCGTCCCTTAACATTGCGCTTCCGTCCTGCCTGGGTGACGTTTTCCGGACACCGGAGACACATCCGTGTGTCACATGCACCGTCCGTCGTGCACCCCTTCACATCCCGAACACGAACCCGGCGGCGTACAGCAGCGTGCAGACCGTCTTCGCGTCCTGGATCTCGCCGTCGCGCACCAGCTTCAACGCTTCGGAGAGCGGGATCTTGACCAGCTCCATGAACTCGTCGGCGTCGCGCTTCACCGTGCCGGGCTGCAAGTCGCTCGCGACGAAGAGGTGGATGCGCTCGTCGGTGAAGCCGGGAGTGGTCCAGATGGCGCCCAGCGGCTGGAGCGTGCCGCAGCGGAGGCCAGTCTCCTCCTCCAGCTCGCGGCGGGCGCATTCGTCCCACGGCTCGCCGGGGTGGGCGGGGCGCCCGGCGGGCACCTCCAGCAGGTAGCCGCCCGTCGCGTAGCGGTACTGGCGGATGAGGACGACCTGCGGGTCCGCTGCGTCCATCG
The sequence above is a segment of the Longimicrobiaceae bacterium genome. Coding sequences within it:
- a CDS encoding NUDIX hydrolase yields the protein MTGEGQQPGGTEPGRISSRHVHRGAVVDLSVDAVRFPDGSTGELELIRHSGASAVLPVLSAMDAADPQVVLIRQYRYATGGYLLEVPAGRPAHPGEPWDECARRELEEETGLRCGTLQPLGAIWTTPGFTDERIHLFVASDLQPGTVKRDADEFMELVKIPLSEALKLVRDGEIQDAKTVCTLLYAAGFVFGM